One genomic region from Eremothecium gossypii ATCC 10895 chromosome I, complete sequence encodes:
- the ERD1 gene encoding Erd1p (Syntenic homolog of Saccharomyces cerevisiae YDR414C (ERD1)) translates to MPGTKGAEGGSPLPVDIWSVLLLAPQHVVLLALVGLWLWYWELAVLSKKIDLSRVILCNEPYDIRPQPSSLRILQSTRSCVARITKIVVPMYIGASYVAYRAALGAELPWWQVLAANTAALVQLAALVWVILRSSRMVRRCVARMLLGGGIEGKPLRTNYILLADTLTSYGKPLMDFTAYLVLLFRTPLADPLAVRDLPSNAALHIDLVVGAIPSVIRLVQCLREYRRKEDAWAARRASLFNALKYSSQLPILVHALLSRSGAAHGGQRWVRWAMLLNSVYSFWWDVTMDWKLGLFNFSSAGMERDEVLRHRRLYSVKYYYGAVLYDFVMKFMWLWELHVGRALFRRDLNPVWLHLLEVIRRWIWTFFKIEAEYFSANAKK, encoded by the coding sequence ATGCCTGGGACGAAGGGTGCGGAGGGCGGATCTCCATTGCCGGTCGATATCTGGTCGGTGTTACTGCTGGCTCCGCAGCATGTGGTTCTACTGGCACTAGTAGGTTTGTGGCTTTGGTACTGGGAATTGGCGGTGCTGAGCAAGAAGATTGATCTGTCGCGCGTGATACTGTGCAATGAGCCGTACGACATCCGGCCACAGCCTAGCTCGCTGAGGATACTGCAGAGCACGAGGTCGTGCGTGGCCAGGATCACTAAGATAGTTGTGCCGATGTATATCGGGGCTTCGTATGTGGCATACAGGGCGGCGCTAGGCGCGGAGCTGCCGTGGTGGCAGGTGCTGGCGGCGAATACGGCGGCGCTGGTGCAGCTCGCGGCGCTGGTGTGGGTGATTCTGCGCTCGTCGCGGATGGTGCGGCGCTGCGTGGCGCGCATGCTGCTCGGCGGGGGCATCGAGGGCAAGCCGTTGCGCACGAACTACATTCTGCTGGCGGACACACTGACCTCGTATGGCAAGCCGCTGATGGACTTCACGGCGTACCTGGTGCTCCTGTTTCGGACGCCGCTGGCGGATCCGCTCGCGGTGCGGGATCTGCCTTCGAACGCCGCGCTGCACATCGACCTGGTTGTCGGCGCGATCCCATCTGTGATTCGGCTGGTCCAGTGCTTGCGCGAGTACCGCCGCAAAGAGGACGCGTGGGCTGCGCGCAGAGCCAGCCTGTTCAACGCGCTCAAGTACTCGTCGCAGCTGCCGATCCTGGTGCACGCGCTGCTGagccgcagcggcgcggcaCACGGCGGCCAGCGCTGGGTCAGGTGGGCCATGCTGCTGAACAGCGTGTATAGTTTCTGGTGGGACGTCACAATGGACTGGAAGCTCGGCCTGTTCAACTTCAGCTCGGCGGGCATGGAGCGCGACGAGGTGCTACGCCACCGCAGGCTCTACAGCGTTAAGTACTACTACGGCGCGGTGCTGTACGATTTTGTCATGAAGTTCATGTGGCTCTGGGAGCTGCACGTCGGGCGCGCGCTGTTCCGGAGAGACCTCAACCCCGTGTGGCTACATCTGCTAGAGGTGATCCGCAGGTGGATCTGGACATTCTTCAAAATCGAAGCAGAGTACTTTTCTGCTAATGCCAAAAAATGA
- the RML2 gene encoding mitochondrial 54S ribosomal protein uL2m (Syntenic homolog of Saccharomyces cerevisiae YEL050C (RML2)): protein MLMFSSLRASLALTGAGFQSQLRLLSRTAVARQTAGDAEAKPSVQVSPSLLKIVPDTSDIVLLEKQDELIQRRRKLSKEITKMRKLKPVSPGLRWFRAPIYPHLHKGKPERSLTVALKAKGGRNHSGKITVRHRGGGHKRRIRIVDMLRWENGDQTVQRIEYDPGRTAHIALIKHNETGKLSYILACDGLRAGDTVASYRKGVPESMKTEMGGVVDPAILSVRTAQRGNCLPISMIPVGSIIHNVGITPVGPGKFCRSAGTYARVMSKIVEQKRAVIRLQSGEHRYVSLEACATLGVVSNIDHQNASLGKAGRSRWRGIRPGVRGVAMNKCDHPHGGGRGKSKSNKLSMSPWGTLAKGYKTRRGKRVNKMKVKDRPRGKSSRSRT from the coding sequence ATGCTGATGTTTAGCTCGCTCAGGGCGAGTTTGGCCTTGACCGGGGCCGGCTTCCAGTCACAACTGAGGCTGCTGTCCAGGACAGCGGTTGCCAGACAGACAGCCGGCGATGCAGAGGCCAAGCCTAGTGTGCAGGTCAGCCCCTCGCTTCTGAAGATCGTGCCCGACACCTCGGATATAGTGCTACTGGAGAAGCAGGATGAGCTGAtccagcggcggcgcaaACTGTCGAAAGAGATCACCAAGATGCGGAAGCTGAAGCCGGTGTCGCCGGGGTTGAGATGGTTCCGCGCGCCGATCTATCCACACCTGCACAAGGGCAAGCCCGAGCGGAGTCTCACGGTGGCGCTGAAGGCCAAGGGCGGTAGAAACCACAGCGGTAAGATCACGGTCAGACATAGGGGCGGTGGCCACAAACGGAGAATTCGGATTGTGGACATGCTGCGCTGGGAGAACGGCGACCAGACTGTGCAGCGCATTGAGTACGATCCTGGGAGAACGGCGCACATTGCATTGATCAAGCACAACGAGACGGGCAAGCTGAGCTACATTCTCGCGTGCGACGGCCTGCGGGCTGGCGACACTGTTGCATCATACCGGAAAGGTGTACCGGAATCTATGAAGACCGAGATGGGCGGTGTGGTGGATCCTGCCATTTTATCTGTGCGTACCGCTCAGCGAGGCAACTGTCTGCCCATATCGATGATCCCGGTCGGTTCCATAATACACAATGTTGGCATCACACCAGTGGGCCCTGGCAAGTTTTGTCGCTCTGCGGGCACGTACGCGCGTGTTATGAGCAAGATTGTCGAGCAGAAGAGGGCAGTTATCCGTCTGCAGAGTGGCGAGCACAGATACGTTTCGCTGGAGGCCTGTGCGACGCTGGGTGTTGTATCTAATATCGACCACCAGAACGCCTCGCTTGGTAAGGCCGGTAGATCCAGATGGAGGGGCATCCGGCCTGGTGTGAGAGGTGTCGCTATGAATAAGTGCGACCATCCACACGGAGGTGGTAGAGGTAAATCGAAGTCCAACAAGCTATCCATGTCTCCATGGGGTACGCTTGCCAAGGGCTACAAAACCCGGCGCGGCAAACGTGTCAACAAAATGAAGGTCAAAGACAGGCCGAGAGGCAAGTCTAGCCGCTCGAGAACGTAA
- a CDS encoding putative aminopeptidase (Syntenic homolog of Saccharomyces cerevisiae YDR415C), translating to MKLALILTAIGAASALPLEGRRRLQFNETYIADVTEEEKLAYALSGKSFFDITGLKQTQQLHGVSGLARSSSAAPGRQYEYPANLTHVSEVNSIIGGIDTKYMYDKLDKFSSFFTRYYTSPTGAQSARWLFDTLKTATAPISGKVILRQFKHDWDQFSIIVSIPGSARPDKIVAFGAHQDSIAGPDPATTRSPGADDDGSGVITNLEALRLYAKYIADTGKWPENTIEFHFYSAEEVGLLGSLQIMTEYHDDPKKNVVAFFQHDMTGYVKNAADAHIGVIVDYTDHNLTTFMEKLIGQYLTIPGRVTKCGYACSDHASATKQGFPSAFAFESVFEDSSEFIHSPQDTIDRVNITHMAEFSKLAIGAVVELSDWVA from the coding sequence ATGAAATTGGCATTGATACTCACGGCTATTGGCGCTGCCAGCGCCCTGCCCTTGGAAGGGCGGAGACGCTTGCAATTCAATGAGACATACATAGCGGATGTGACTGAAGAAGAGAAGCTGGCCTATGCTTTGAGCGGTAAGTCTTTCTTTGATATCACGGGGCTCAAGCAGACGCAACAACTACACGGTGTATCTGGTCTTGCCAGGTCGTCGAGCGCAGCACCCGGCAGGCAGTACGAGTACCCAGCAAACCTGACTCACGTCAGCGAAGTGAACTCAATTATCGGCGGCATTGACACGAAGTATATGTACGATAAGCTTGACAAATTCTCGAGTTTCTTTACCAGGTACTATACGAGTCCGACTGGCGCGCAATCCGCAAGATGGCTCTTTGACACTCTGAAGACGGCCACAGCACCGATCTCAGGCAAGGTCATCCTCAGACAATTCAAACATGATTGGGACCAGTTTTCTATCATTGTTAGTATCCCTGGCAGCGCAAGACCTGATAAGATAGTCGCGTTTGGCGCACATCAGGACTCCATTGCAGGCCCAGATCCGGCAACGACCCGTTCACCTGGCGCAGATGACGACGGGAGCGGTGTTATCACCAACCTGGAGGCCCTGAGATTATATGCAAAGTATATCGCCGACACAGGAAAGTGGCCCGAAAATACGATTGAATTTCACTTCTACAGCGCGGAGGAGGTTGGGTTACTCGGGTCCTTACAGATTATGACTGAGTATCACGACGACCCTAAGAAAAACGTTGTCGCCTTCTTTCAGCATGACATGACAGGCTATGTTAAGAATGCGGCTGACGCACATATCGGTGTAATTGTGGACTACACGGACCATAACCTGACTACATTCATGGAGAAGCTTATTGGCCAGTATCTCACTATTCCCGGACGGGTGACAAAGTGCGGGTACGCCTGCAGTGACCACGCAAGTGCCACAAAACAGGGGTTCCCCTCTGCCTTTGCTTTCGAGTCCGTCTTTGAAGATTCGTCCGAGTTCATCCACAGCCCGCAAGACACCATTGACAGGGTCAATATTACGCATATGGCGGAGTTTTCGAAGTTGGCCATCGGTGCCGTTGTCGAGCTCTCAGACTGGGTCGCTTAA
- the VMA8 gene encoding H(+)-transporting V1 sector ATPase subunit D (Syntenic homolog of Saccharomyces cerevisiae YEL051W (VMA8)): MSNNREQVFPTRMTLGLMKSKLKGANQGHSLLKRKSEALTKRFREITRRIDESKQRMGAVMQTASFSLAEVTYATGENIGYQVQESVANARFKVGARQENVSGVYLPQFESQLDSDINDFKLTGLGRGGQQVQRAKNIYTKVVESLVQLASLQTAFVILDEVIKVTNRRVNAIEHVIIPRTENTIAYINSELDELDREEFYRLKKVQEKKQRDVVALDAEMKRKRLEKAATSTDAAVADAVPDDDIRGEGELDEHGQPDVEVGNQDILAEQEEDVIF; encoded by the coding sequence ATGTCGAACAACAGGGAGCAGGTTTTTCCCACACGTATGACTCTAGGGTTGATGAAATCCAAGCTCAAGGGCGCCAACCAGGGCCACTCGCTGCTCAAACGGAAGTCTGAGGCACTGACCAAGAGGTTCCGGGAGATCACGCGGCGGATTGACGAGTCCAAGCAGCGGATGGGGGCTGTGATGCAGACGGCGTCGTTCTCGTTGGCGGAGGTCACCTATGCGACCGGGGAGAACATCGGGTATCAAGTGCAGGAGAGCGTTGCGAACGCGCGGTTCAAGGTGGGCGCGCGGCAGGAGAACGTGAGCGGCGTGTACCTGCCGCAGTTCGAATCACAGCTGGACTCGGACATAAATGACTTCAAGCTGACGGGGCTGGGCCGGGGCGGACAGCAGGTGCAGCGGGCCAAGAACATCTACACGAAGGTGGTGGAGTCGTTGGTGCAGCTGGCGTCGCTGCAGACGGCGTTCGTGATTCTCGACGAGGTGATCAAGGTCACGAACCGGAGAGTGAACGCAATTGAGCACGTAATCATCCCGCGCACGGAAAACACGATAGCGTATATCAACTCcgagctggacgagctggacCGCGAGGAGTTCTACAGGCTGAAAAAGGTGCAGGAAAAGAAACAGAGGGACGTCGTCGCCCTTGACGCGGAAATGAAGCGCAAGAGGCTTGAGAAGGCTGCCACTTCAACTGATGCGGCGGTGGCGGACGCCGTTCCGGACGACGACATTCGCGGTGAAGGGGAATTGGACGAGCACGGACAACCGGACGTGGAGGTTGGCAACCAAGACATACTTGCAGAGCAAGAAGAGGATGTTATCTTTTAG
- the SYF1 gene encoding mRNA splicing protein SYF1 (Syntenic homolog of Saccharomyces cerevisiae YDR416W (SYF1)) produces MDEFVTAEDLVHEYSVLQEPDSVVNWSRYIAAKRDDPCSVSWVYERCLQALPAQWEVWREYLQFRMRLLDGVCAVQHAAEFEKVNRLFWRCVEHNAAVVEAWRLFLGHAQRQGALALVRQVVDAALRGVGLAKHRTVWEDVVAYIEELLPAEETDLGEEQDLHELVRGALFGGAGAEDAGADIWSSAMLRRYIQVAEDAEAVLALLQRTHDYATVVAVYEKHVLPVTRAKHKGRQSYESQFRYLVALDHTGATAKLEDAVARCAQLFPERAPSLTIFLAKHYVKQGNYNRCTDVLTDSLKHTAKSSEFASLYDFLVVFEESLIEVVLEHLQEHPENEERWGADLERHTDQLDGLLADHALLLNDLKLRQEPDNVKHWLDRVELFDKAASKASVYADAIASINYKSQTVPGQLGTLWWQYAQLYIDDGQYETAKTILDKALNVPYNFLQDPELIWTKWAEEELKRAGLDAAMQVLSHALQIPDDHELLRDKFESHEKMPAQTVIFSSLKLWSFYIDLLEASSESDEHLERTKAAYEATIQLKIATPLLFVNYAHYLQDKGNHVESFSIYERAVDIFPAETAFEIWDIYIGEALKYGLPKEQIRDLFESSLKMANEGVECKPFFLLYAKFERDNGMIETAANILHRACRAAQTMDAKRSLWTLCLNWCRQELGGSYARALYEECIQALPNHVAVVYVLEYAKVEEGLKQVKRARALLQYGARLLHPANNADLWEYWELFELRHGNKDTYKDMLQLKRKVEELLEGDGLPVPNQIGNIAFVASTDGLQNPGGESTNINNDELELDM; encoded by the coding sequence ATGGACGAGTTCGTGACAGCTGAAGACCTTGTTCATGAATACTCGGTGCTCCAGGAACCGGACAGTGTTGTGAACTGGTCGCGGTACATCGCTGCGAAGCGAGATGACCCGTGCAGCGTCAGCTGGGTGTACGAGAGATGTCTGCAGGCGCTTCCGGCGCAGTGGGAGGTGTGGCGCGAGTACCTGCAGTTCAGAATGCGGCTGCTGGATGGGGTGTGCGCTGTGCAGCACGCGGCGGAGTTTGAGAAGGTGAACAGGCTGTTCTGGCGGTGTGTGGAGCACAACGCGGCGGTGGTGGAGGCGTGGCGGCTCTTCCTGGGGCACGCGCAGCGGCAGGGCGCGCTGGCACTGGTGCGGCAGGTGGTAGACGCGGCGCTGCGTGGGGTGGGGCTTGCGAAGCACAGGACGGTGTGGGAGGACGTGGTGGCCTACatcgaggagctgctgccggcGGAGGAGACGGATCTGGGCGAGGAGCAGGACCTGCACGAGCTcgtgcgcggcgcgctgTTTGGCGGGGCGGGTGCAGAGGACGCAGGCGCGGACATCTGGAGCTCTGCGATGTTGCGACGATATATCCAGGTGGCCGAGGACGCCGAGGCcgtgctggcgctgctgcagcgaACACACGATTACGCGACGGTTGTGGCGGTGTATGAGAAGCATGTACTGCCGGTGACGCGGGCAAAGCACAAGGGCCGCCAGAGCTACGAGAGCCAGTTCCGGTACCTTGTTGCGCTGGACCATACCGGGGCGACCGCCAAGCTAGAGGACGCAGTCGCCCGCTGTGCGCAGCTGTTCCCAGAGAGAGCCCCGAGCCTGACCATCTTCTTGGCGAAGCATTACGTGAAGCAGGGCAACTACAACAGATGCACGGATGTCTTGACGGACTCCCTGAAACACACCGCCAAGAGCAGCGAATTTGCATCCCTCTATGATTTTCTGGTTGTCTTTGAGGAGTCGCTCATTGAGGTTGTCCTCGAGCATCTGCAGGAACATCCCGAGAACGAGGAGCGCTGGGGTGCGGACTTGGAAAGACACACGGATCAGCTGGATGGTCTCCTTGCGGATCATGCGCTTTTGCTCAACGACCTCAAGCTCAGACAGGAACCCGATAATGTTAAGCATTGGCTTGACCGGGTCGAGTTATTTGACAAAGCGGCTAGCAAGGCATCCGTCTACGCAGACGCAATTGCGTCGATCAACTATAAGTCGCAGACAGTACCTGGGCAATTGGGGACATTGTGGTGGCAGTACGCGCAGCTCTATATTGACGACGGTCAGTATGAGACGGCGAAGACGATACTGGATAAAGCCTTGAATGTACCGTATAACTTCCTGCAGGATCCTGAACTCATATGGACCAAGTGGGCTGAGGAGGAACTGAAACGGGCAGGTCTGGATGCCGCAATGCAGGTTCTGAGCCATGCGTTGCAAATCCCAGACGACCACGAACTTCTGAGAGACAAATTCGAAAGCCACGAGAAGATGCCGGCCCAAACTGTCATTTTCTCCTCTCTAAAGCTGTGGTCCTTCTACATAGATCTCCTCGAAGCCAGCAGTGAGAGCGATGAACACCTCGAGCGGACGAAAGCTGCCTACGAGGCTACCATCCAGCTTAAAATAGCTACGCCGCTATTATTTGTTAATTATGCGCATTATCTTCAGGATAAAGGGAACCACGTCGAATCGTTCTCGATATATGAGCGGGCAGTTGATATATTCCCCGCAGAAACGGCCTTTGAGATATGGGACATCTATATCGGTGAGGCGCTTAAGTACGGCCTACCCAAGGAGCAAATTAGGGATCTCTTCGAGAGCTCGTTGAAGATGGCGAACGAAGGTGTTGAATGCAAGCCATTTTTCCTTCTATACGCGAAGTTTGAGCGTGACAACGGCATGATCGAAACTGCGGCGAACATCCTGCACCGTGCCTGCCGCGCGGCGCAGACGATGGATGCCAAAAGGTCCCTGTGGACCCTGTGCTTGAATTGGTGCCGCCAGGAGTTGGGCGGTTCATACGCTAGGGCCCTCTATGAGGAGTGCATCCAAGCCTTACCCAACCATGTAGCGGTCGTGTACGTCCTGGAGTATGCAAAGGTCGAGGAGGGCCTCAAGCAGGTAAAGCGGGCACGGGCATTGCTCCAGTACGGCGCTCGGCTTCTACATCCAGCGAACAACGCCGACCTATGGGAATATTGGGAACTCTTTGAGCTGCGCCATGGTAATAAGGATACGTACAAGGATATGCTGCAGCTCAAGCGGAAGGTCGAGGAGTTGCTGGAAGGAGACGGTCTTCCAGTTCCAAACCAGATCGGCAATATAGCATTTGTCGCTTCCACAGATGGCTTGCAGAATCCGGGTGGTGAAAGCACCAACATCAATAACGATGAACTTGAACTGGATATGTAG
- the AFG1 gene encoding Afg1p (Syntenic homolog of Saccharomyces cerevisiae YEL052W (AFG1)), with amino-acid sequence MGTVWLRGARGWRAAVQLAGQMRRNATAATPLLEYDRRVGAGQLRDDTHQRRIIASLAHLHEQLAAYEPPAVQTPSPLEQVGWRTSVLGRLLRRREQYSSEGVCKGIYLYGDVGCGKTMLMDLFYATVPRHLSKRRIHFHQFMQYVHRRSHEIVREQNLDALGEAKGRTIDPIPLLAAEIATQWRVLCFDEFQVTDVADAMILRRLLTLLLSNRYGVVLFTTSNRRPDELYMNGIQRESFVPCIELLKRRTEVIFLDSPTDYRKIPRPVSSVYYFPARGVRYRSATCEAARARHVRDWYDYFAQLQSEEQPVPAARPQILHDFRVNTWGRELVVPSCIPGRVAQFSFKQLCAQPLSAGDYLALANSFNAFIVTDIPYLSIFVRDEVRRFITFLDAVYDSGGKLATTGAASFSELFVEPEQLLNDYQLKEEPQTPHNADESPSDIAKRSTMFILDEERFAFARALSRLSHMSTSEWVEKKRAE; translated from the coding sequence ATGGGCACAGTGTGGCTAAGAGGTGCTAGAGGCTGGCGGGCGGCAGTCCAGCTGGCGGGGCAGATGCGGCGCAACgcgacggcggcgacgccgctgctggagtACGACCGACGGGTGGGCGCAGGGCAGCTGCGGGACGATACGCACCAGCGGCGGATCATCGCGTCGCTGGCGCACCtgcacgagcagctggcggcgtACGAGCCGCCAGCGGTGCAGACGCCATCGCCGCTGGAGCAGGTGGGCTGGCGGACGTCGGTGCTGGGGCGactgctgcggcggcgggaGCAGTATTCGAGCGAGGGCGTGTGCAAGGGGATCTACCTGTACGGGGACGTGGGGTGCGGCAAGACGATGCTGATGGACCTGTTCTACGCGACGGTGCCGCGGCACCTGTCGAAGCGGCGGATCCACTTCCACCAGTTCATGCAGTACGTGCACAGGCGGTCGCACGAGATCGTGCGCGAGCAGAACTTGGACGCGCTGGGGGAGGCGAAGGGGCGCACGATCGACCCGATCCCGCTGTTGGCGGCGGAGATTGCGACGCAGTGGCGCGTGCTGTGCTTCGACGAGTTCCAGGTGACGGACGTGGCGGACGCGATGATCCTGCGGCGACTTctgacgctgctgctgtcgaACCGGTACGGCGTGGTGCTGTTCACAACAAGTAACCGGCGCCCGGACGAGCTGTACATGAACGGGATCCAGCGCGAGTCGTTTGTGCCGTGCAtcgagctgctgaagcGGCGCACGGAGGTGATCTTCCTCGACTCGCCGACGGACTACCGCAAGATCCCGCGGCCGGTGTCGTCCGTGTACTACTTCCCCGCGCGCGGGGTGCGCTACCGGTCGGCGACGTGCgaggccgcgcgcgcgcggcacGTCCGAGACTGGTACGACTACTTTGCGCAGCTCCAGTCCGAGGAGCAGCCGGTCcccgcggcgcggccgcagaTCCTGCACGACTTTCGGGTCAATACATGGGGCCGCGAGCTAGTGGTCCCCAGCTGCATACCTGGGCGCGTAGCGCAGTTCTCCTTCAAGCAGCTGTGCGCGCAGCCGTTGTCTGCAGGGGACTACCTGGCGCTGGCGAATTCGTTCAACGCATTCATCGTGACGGACATTCCTTATCTCTCCATCTTTGTGCGTGATGAGGTGCGCCGCTTCATCACCTTTCTCGATGCAGTCTACGATAGTGGCGGGAAACTGGCCACCACCGGCGCTGCCTCCTTCTCTGAGCTGTTTGTAGAGCccgagcagctgctgaacGACTACCAACTAAAGGAGGAGCCGCAGACCCCTCACAATGCCGACGAGTCGCCCAGCGATATAGCCAAGCGGTCGACTATGTTTATACTTGATGAGGAGAGGTTTGCGTTTGCCCGTGCTCTAAGCAGACTTTCGCACATGAGCACCAGCGAATGGGTAGAAAAGAAAAGGGCCGAGTAG
- the MAK10 gene encoding Mak10p (Syntenic homolog of Saccharomyces cerevisiae YEL053C (MAK10)), translating to MGEIESSLRALSICDDEELVDITEHVRQLASQLRAETIVRLADFDLFEGTHALEINNGKLDSVLLELTAAEEDFDCAQAYGAGAAEQLGYVTGTVERLSQSLMDWLHDYQSLPTTVLSCRYVEHLSQRQGAEAGLAAARLATGSELYDRVLSSCVFATLAWVNFVGNLLRAGVVYEEEDLNCNTMGLDVLADVAVADVLAELAAARALLEQKYAGAARLLLLVRLFECLLHIPNYRPSAEHEPSDDVGPMHELIRIAAELARSPCAAEAPPGTFSQGIQKRLSNQFPPKQLYEPVGHEFAAYQTMAEDILKVLDVRHATSVIEVRQFAWFFNRCSQRHVVARALFPLYLMRDDQSIIGIYSFADFTHQTLLNFSCCGTELDRRLADPGNSRALKDLDAFYQEISGILFEWYQNMSQNVCRYRQGYNRQLLLWDSLQAKLEPFETRLVDEGIADLVSELDNAPLMPVNSWVYFMKLSAMLEFLLKGFDLEVYKPWEFFTIYWYAYYLSHHLESCLKRVHSFAQQRIASIVAMGKKVKKSKAGPKKESLRAAYQYQSQNVLPQLRLNVNFLDYLLADCVVTKSLALSQTFQFGILKSYGAVSNSSPGASIFSSDSYLHQLRFKTFSSIGVPDLPSYETFKSSLEAFTISEPGLSMKLKTSLQLMNNELDTSRKALQSILKEVEEASAGPVHGLFAGTRLVTDSAKQWYTSLDKTVDAIALNGRTIEATLGAVESAQETEQKVELIYPSDSCRYFPILQLHNSSDK from the coding sequence ATGGGCGAAATAGAGAGCAGCCTGCGAGCACTCAGCATTTGCGATGACGAAGAGCTGGTGGACATCACGGAGCACGTGCGGCAGCTGGCGTCGCAGCTGCGGGCGGAGACGATTGTGAGGCTAGCGGATTTCGACCTGTTCGAGGGGACGCACGCGCTGGAGATCAACAACGGCAAGCTGGACTcggtgctgctggagtTGACAGCGGCGGAGGAGGATTTCGACTGCGCACAGGCGTACggggcgggggcggcggAGCAGCTGGGGTACGTGACGGGGACGGTGGAGCGGCTGAGTCAGTCATTGATGGACTGGTTGCACGACTACCAGAGCTTGCCGACGACGGTGCTGAGCTGCCGGTACGTGGAGCACCTGAGCCAGCGGCAGGGGGCGGAGGCTGGACTGGCGGCGGCACGGCTGGCGACGGGTAGCGAGCTGTACGACCGCGTGCTGAGCAGCTGTGTGTTTGCGACGCTTGCGTGGGTGAACTTTGTGGGGAACCTGCTGCGGGCGGGGGTCGTGTACGAGGAGGAGGATCTGAACTGCAACACGATGGGGCTGGACGTGCTCGCGGACGTGGCGGTGGCGGACGTGCTGGCAgagctggcggcggcgcgcgcgctgctcgAGCAGAAGTACGCAGGGGCGGCGCGGCtactgctgctggtgcgGCTTTTCGAGTGCCTGCTGCACATTCCCAACTACCGGCCCTCGGCGGAGCATGAGCCCTCCGACGACGTGGGGCCCATGCACGAGCTGATCCGGATCGcggcggagctggcgcggaGCCCATGCGCGGCGGAAGCGCCGCCGGGGACGTTTTCGCAGGGCATCCAGAAACGGCTGTCGAACCAGTTCCCGCCGAAACAGCTGTACGAGCCCGTGGGCCACGAGTTCGCGGCGTATCAGACCATGGCCGAGGACATTCTCAAGGTCCTGGACGTGCGCCACGCCACGTCGGTGATCGAGGTTCGGCAGTTTGCATGGTTCTTCAACCGCTGCAGCCAGCGGCACGTTGTGGCCCGCGCGCTGTTTCCGCTGTATCTCATGCGCGATGACCAGTCGATCATCGGCATATACAGCTTCGCGGACTTCACCCACCAGACACTGCTCAACTTCTCGTGCTGTGGGACGGAGCTCGACAGGCGCCTCGCCGACCCTGGGAACAGCAGGGCTTTGAAGGACCTGGACGCCTTCTACCAGGAGATCTCCGGCATTCTGTTCGAGTGGTACCAGAACATGTCGCAGAATGTGTGTCGGTACCGCCAGGGCTACAACAGACAGCTTCTACTGTGGGACTCGCTGCAAGCTAAGTTGGAACCTTTTGAAACCAGGCTTGTAGACGAGGGCATTGCAGATCTAGTATCGGAGCTGGACAACGCCCCGTTGATGCCCGTCAATTCCTGGGTTTACTTTATGAAATTGTCTGCGATGCTTGAATTCCTTTTGAAGGGGTTCGACCTGGAGGTCTACAAACCATGGGAGTTCTTTACTATCTACTGGTACGCCTACTACCTCAGCCACCACCTGGAGTCCTGTCTGAAGCGCGTGCACAGCTTTGCACAGCAGAGGATTGCGAGCATAGTCGCAATGGGCAAGAAGGTGAAGAAAAGTAAAGCCGGGCCCAAGAAGGAGAGTCTCCGCGCTGCGTACCAATACCAGTCACAAAACGTACTACCGCAGCTGCGGCTCAACGTGAACTTCCTGGACTACTTGCTGGCCGACTGCGTGGTCACTAAGTCCCTGGCCCTGTCACAGACGTTCCAGTTTGGTATTCTGAAGTCCTACGGGGCAGTCAGTAACTCCAGCCCCGGGGCCTCTATATTCTCTTCGGACAGTTATCTCCACCAACTGCGGTTCAAGACCTTCTCGTCGATTGGCGTTCCGGATCTGCCTAGCTACGAAACCTTTAAAAGCTCATTGGAAGCGTTCACCATCTCAGAGCCGGGACTTTCCATGAAATTGAAGACCTCTTTGCAATTAATGAATAATGAACTTGACACTTCGAGGAAAGCCCTCCAGTCAATCCTAAAAGAGGTCGAGGAGGCGTCTGCGGGTCCGGTTCATGGTTTATTTGCTGGCACAAGGCTTGTGACAGACTCCGCGAAGCAATGGTACACATCCTTGGACAAAACAGTTGACGCTATAGCACTCAACGGTAGAACAATTGAAGCCACACTGGGTGCTGTGGAATCGGCCCAAGAAACGGAGCAGAAGGTGGAGCTCATATATCCATCGGATTCCTGTAGATACTTTCCCATTCTACAGCTACATAACTCCTCTGATAAATAG